The sequence gtttttcaggttcTAAACAGACCAGACAGAAAGCTGTGAGTACCTGCACACCTCACCTGGCTTCTCTCATCAACTtttgctgtggttgttgcttTGAAATTATACAGAGCAGATTTAATATGAGCACTACACCCAACATGTTGcgcatttttttgtcattatacTTCCTCACTTGCCAGCCGCTCTTTAATCCTGTGCTGTATGGACTGATGATGTCTAAAATACGTAGCATATGCAAACATCTTGTGTTTGGTAAAATGTAAACTACTGTCCtgtaatatatgtatattttttagtATCTATATAAAATACATCTTGACAGTTTTCAACatatttgtgttgttatttactTCAGAAGCCCATTTGTTCCCACTGCAATCAGACCGTTAAGCAGCAGGGGAGACCACAGAGCGACAACATCACTACGAGGCTGTCAAGGCCCCACCCACAGCTCAGTTTCACTGCTTACTGCACTACACGTGCACGTTTACGCTGTGTGTATATTCTGGTTCACcggttcaccctggactggtcgccagtcaatcgcagggccaacacacaaagacagacaaccacacactctcacactcacacctagggggcaatttagagcagccaattaacctaatgtgcatgtttttggtattgtgggaggaagccggagaacccggagaaaacccacgcaggcacagggagaacatgcaaactccacatagaagggcccagaccgggattcgaacctggaaccctcttgctatgaggcgacagtgctaaccactgcaccaccgtgccgcccctacAGCAGAAACCCTATTGCTTAATCATTCTTTGACAGTTCTGTCAGAGCAAAGTCTTTTCTGACAAGTCTAACTGTACTACTGTTTGCTATAAACAGTAATTTCATGAACACATCTCAGACTGAATTATTTTGCCACGTGGTCTTTCCAGTGTCGCTCCATTGTTATGTCTGCTTAATTCCACGTTCATAGCAGAAACACCTCCACCAAcaacagtttcatttcatttttttgatttgtaatGAGATTTCCTATAAAATGACACTAATTAATTTTGCTCTGGGATTGACTTGAAACAACTGGTAATTAAAGTCAAGCAGAATTAAGTTGCTTAAAAAAGtggtttgatttaaataaattatctttaaatgaaaagaaaaccaaattcATGGTTTTTGGTGCCTGTCAggcaaaacaagacataaagTGGCTTTTTTGTGGATTTGAAATAGAAAGAGTTTATGAGAATAAGTTTTTAGGAGTTATAATAGACATAAGACATCACAAATAGACATTGTGATGTATGTGACcgaaaataaaaattattcattcaattcaaaaaACTGTGGCTTTTTTGATTGAATGCACTTCTGTGACTTTGTTGTTCAAAACGGAGTATTTAAGGCAATGTTAGGTTggaggagaaatatgatctctcatgaTGGTTCTTGTGAGCAAATCGTGCAGAAGCGagctggattagctggagagtctttagagacgTATTtgggcaacctgataaaagagTGCTTtaataatccagcctggaagtaataaatggaTGATTTatttgcatctttctgactcagaatgtgcctaatttttgcaatattgtggaggtgaaacaatgcagtctttgaaatgtatgttatgtgtgagttaaaggacacgTCCTGATCACATCCTAGAGTCATTAtagtggagcttgaggccaaggataagccatctagcattgctaaATcatggataatttgtttctaaggtgtttagggcccagGACAGTAACTTCAGTTTAGTCTGAATTTAGCAGTAGGAAATTGTGAGTCACTCAGGTTTTCatgtcgctggctctgatgctgctgccccaacacacaacagcagagaaaatggcaacaacagactggtagaagatctccaacatcttgctgcacacgttgaaggaGCTAAAGGAGCTAGTGGtggggcgctcccttagagaaaagccgctgctcctccacatcgagaggagccagttgaggtgactcgggcatctgtttcggatgccccctggacgtcttcctggggaggtgtCCCGGACAcgccccaccgggaggaggccccaaggaagacccaggacacgttggagggactatgtcactcggctggcatccctgctcaagctgctgtcCCCGcgaagaaaatggatggatggatggacggatggatggatggatggatggatggatggatggatgaatggatggacggacggacggacggatggatggatggatggatggatgaatggatggatggatggatgaatttgAGGCTGCATTAAAAGCATTGAGAGCAGAACCACCAGGCTCAAACACGGGTTGTAAGACTGAATTCCATGcgtcactgacacacagaatGCTGCTCTGTCCTGCTATGCTGTTGTTTCTTAACATGATGTTCTGTTTATAACAGTTTTTCTAACTGCCTTAACCTccagttattatttatttattacatgaATAACTGTTATTTATTGTATGTATAGCAGTTAGTATTTAGAATTATTGTTACTATAGGTCTGAGTTATTATTTATGCTTATTTTAGGATCATTTTATATGTACGCTACTGGTCCTGAGGACAAATTTCATTTCACGTGATAGCAtgcaataacaataaagaaCCTTGATCCTTGAATTAACCTCAagatgatattttttaaaaacctaGAATAttacaacacaacactgactcACTGAAACTGACTTTTTCGGTCAGTTTCATCACAGGACTTTCATCTCCTTTCACTGACTACTGGAGTCTTGAAGTAGTAACAGGACATCTGCTATAACACATACAAAGATGACTatcaaaacaatacacaataatacaataataagaACTGCAATGTTTTTCTGTAGTTCTCTTTATTATCTAAGTTTAGAGACTTCACAAGCCCCAAAGACTAAAACTTAGAACAGAAATCAGTACACATTCCTGTTAACACTTATATTgctaaatgtcattttttattcaCCTCTTTTCATGTTACAAAATTTGAGGAATTTTGAATATGAGATTTTTAACATCATGACTTAAATTTGAccaaaaataagatttttacACACAATGCGAATTTTGGTCAAATTCAGGCCATACAAAACAGGGTTGAGGGGAGGCTGACATGTAAGCCAGtataatgacaacaaaatgcGCAACATGTTGGGCACATGTTTCATATCAAACCTGTTCTGCACTATTTCAAAGAAACAACCACAAGAAAAGTTGATCAGAGAAGCCAGGTGAGGTGTGCAGGTACTGACAGCTTTTTGTCTGGTCTGTTTggaaccagaaaaacaaactttaaggATCCTCATGTAACTGTAAATGATTGAAATTACTACACAAATTGTTGCAATTGTGTAAATTAGTCCATAGATGTTATTAGCTGTGGTGTCATAGCAGGCCAGTTTTACAATGGAGTAGTTGTCACAGTACACTTTGTTAATGAGGTTCCTACACAGCTGCAAAGAGGCACTCAATGAAATCAGAACAGTG comes from Scatophagus argus isolate fScaArg1 chromosome 5, fScaArg1.pri, whole genome shotgun sequence and encodes:
- the LOC124058752 gene encoding olfactory receptor 52E4-like; its protein translation is MMINATKFSYFTLAAYFDTGLFKYLFFMIIMSLYILTVSSNLLLIMVICMNRSLHEPMYIFLCSLFVNELYGSTGLFPFLLVQILSDIHTVSVSVCFLQIFCVYTYANVEFCNLAVMSYDRYLAICCPLQYNTRMTHSKAAILIFLTWLYPFLAITVLISLSASLQLCRNLINKVYCDNYSIVKLACYDTTANNIYGLIYTIATICVVISIIYSYMRILKVCFSGSKQTRQKAVSTCTPHLASLINFSCGCFFEIVQNRFDMKHVPNMLRILLSLYWLTCQPPLNPVLYGLNLTKIRIVCKNLIFGQI